A genomic window from Aethina tumida isolate Nest 87 chromosome 4, icAetTumi1.1, whole genome shotgun sequence includes:
- the LOC109601476 gene encoding origin recognition complex subunit 3 yields MSEEQTLSVSKGVFVFKNGIKAASKRSKSKKHAGTSLTLLSKNPWYRSYSQLWTNLESQIEELNNEMFSTVLSNLVEFVGRSYRNVETEIPAAALLTGINMPDHRAQFTALSKQIKEQVSPHVACLYGQDCQNLKYLVENMINQFVNDDRCADDFDEEDMEVDNKNVHIKKSQFSFSLLQSWYEELYPVATPKKVLVVIIPDFESFNPKALQDFILIASSYLNVLPFVIVFGIATSITTLHTSLPYRVSSRLNVQVFNSKSSTEYLNKVLEDVFFTLDCPFQLGGKVFNLFTDIFLFYDFSVSGFIQNIKYAMMEHFSYGNAMALCNESKKEIKKIIKEYTHEDCENVRRLLSFRRLVESESYENQIKLLTDDEYFKTVLEDEVSKLKKYIRRLHIFLKALWVLVNDLPKAPLGKHLRELYSIATSKNITKTQEYKECFQLLNFQSKEELCKKIGLVVESISSVINLSYNKPNKLQEFALTLQQFKDEMNAVNDNDDDYEDVEVLNDVTNNDEQLSGQMDRKQLKQKLLGMSKQPTKQLNRYEKMRLKVLSYISETFSGYLTEPSSMIFYEIFFFNDMSIRSHIIGEHRSAIHSALNHPHYYLQCNCCDVPETAIRSCMPDISIAYKLHLECGKMINLYDWLQAFLSIVDPNDVDDESKRIVRPELQARFTQAVQELEFLGFIKSSKRKADHVTRTTWGG; encoded by the exons atgaGTGAAGAACAAACTTTATCAGTTTCAAAG ggggtttttgtatttaaaaatggaattaaagCAGCCTCCAAAAGGTCGAAGAGCAAAAAACATGCTGGAACATCCCTGACACTTCTCTCCAAAAACCCATGGTATAGATCATACAGTCAGTTATGGACAAACCTTGAGTCTCAAATCgaa GAGTTAAACAATGAAATGTTCTCTACAGTGCTCAGCAACTTAGTGGAATTTGTTGGGAGATCATACAGAAATGTGGAGACTGAAATACCGGCAGCAGCTTTATTGACTGGTATCAACATGCCTGATCACAGAGCCCAATTTACGGCCCTATCCAAGCAGATTAAAGAGCAGGTCTCACCACATGTTGCATGTTTATATGGGCAAGACTgtcagaatttaaaatatcttgttGAGAACATGATTAATCAGTTTGTGAATGATGATAGATGTGCTGATGATTTTGATGAG GAAGACATGGAGGTAGACAATAAAAACgttcatataaaaaaaagtcAGTTCAGCTTTTCCTTGCTCCAATCCTGGTATGAGGAACTGTATCCTGTGGCAACACCAAAAAAAGTATTGGTTGTGATAATTCCAGATTTTGAAAGCTTCAATCCTAAGGCCTTGCAAGACTTTATATTGATTGCAAGTtcttatttgaatgttttgcCATTTGTCATAGTATTTGGTATAGCCACATCTATAACAACACTTCACACATCTTTACCTTACAGAGTTTCCTCCAGACTGAATGTACAagttttcaattcaaaatcatcaactgagtatttaaataaagttttggaagatgttttttttactttagacTGCCCATTTCAACTAGGAGGGAAAGTCTTTAATCTTTTTACagacatatttttgttttatgactTTTCTGTTAGtggatttatacaaaatataaaa TATGCAATGATGGAGCATTTCAGTTATGGCAATGCCATGGCTTTGTGTAATGAATCAAAAAAGGAAATTAAGAAGATAATCAAAGAATATACTCATGAAGACTGTGAAAATGTCAGAAGGCTTTTGTCTTTTAGACGACTTGTTGAAAGTGAAAGCtatgaaaatcaaataaaactccTTACTGATGATGAGTactttaaaacagttttggaGGATGAGGTTTCCAAGctgaaaaaatacattagaAGGCTACATATCTTTTTAAAAGCTCTTTGGGTTTTAGTTAATGATCTACCAAAAGCACCACTAGGAAAGCat tTAAGGGAGTTATACTCAATAGCAACGTCAAAAAACATAACGAAAACGCAAGAGTATAAAGAATGTTTTCAGCTCCTCAACTTCCAGTCCAAAGAAGAGTTGTGCAAAAAAATTGGGCTGGTCGTTGAAAGCATTTCCAGCGTGATTAACTTGTCATACAACAAGCCTAACAAATTGCAGGAATTTGCACTAACACTGCAACAATTCAAAGATGAAATGAATGCTGtcaatgataatgatgatgattaTGAGGATGTAGAAGTTCTGAACGATGTGACGAACAACGACGAACAACTTTCCGGCCAAATGGAccgcaaacaattaaaacaa AAATTGTTGGGTATGTCGAAACAACCCACGAAACAACTCAATAGATACGAAAAGATGCGACTAAAGGTTTTGTCATACATTTCGGAAACATTCTCGGGATACCTGACTGAACCTTCGTCTATGATTTTTTACGAGATATTTTTCTTCAACGACATGTCGATTCGGTCCCACATAATCGGGGAACACAGATCTGCCATACATTCTGCCCTAAACCATCCTCATTACTACCTACAA TGCAACTGCTGCGACGTTCCTGAAACAGCCATTCGTTCTTGCATGCCTGACATTTCTATAGCCTACAAACTACACTTGGAGTGTGGCAAGATGATCAATTTGTATGACTGGTTGCAAGCATTCTTGAGCATCGTGGATCCCAACGACGTGGACGATGAAAGTAAACGAATTGTCCGGCCTGAATTGCA ggCCCGGTTTACGCAAGCGGTGCAGGAATTGGAGTTCCTTGGGTTCATCAAGAGCTCCAAAAGGAAAGCGGATCACGTCACACGTACCACATGGGGTGGGTGA